The nucleotide sequence CGGAGAAAGGAACAGGTATGATAACTACTAGAGGCAACAGGGGTATGATAATAATTACCAGAAATAACAACACGGTTGGAGGGGGAATAATCATCCGAATGACAATTATCACCATCGAAAGCCATTGGACAGACATCCACTTATCATGTCTTTAATAAAAACTCCAAGAGAATCTAGTTTATAGAACCCGTTAAGGAAACCTTTCACCCTCCTCCACCAATGGAAGAACGTCAAGGACCACAAAGTGACAAGTGGTGTGATTTTCATGAAGCATATGGACACGACACTGACAATTGCAAATCGCTGATGAGAgaaatcattgcaaagatcaaAGCTGGGGAGCTAAACCATCTGTTACCAGGAAAATAATATCGGAGGAATGATCCAAACAAGCGTTTTGCTTGGCAAGGAAAAGTTCTTCACGGTGGATGAAATTACTGGAACAGAAGAGAAGAGAGAAAAGACGAGAGGGATCCAACCCATGAGAAACATATTAAGGTTATATGGAATACGGTGGATGAAAATGAGGCAGACGGAGGGCGCAGGATGGAGCAATGGATGTATGCTCCAATCGTATTTCACACCATTCCAAATTGGCGTCTGTCAGAGGAGCCTGTGGTGATCTCAGCTGTAATTGCAAATAGAAACATTCCTCGAATCTATACTGATACAGGTAGTGAAACAGATATTTTATATCTGCATTGTTTCAGCGATTATCCGTTCAGCGTGCTGGATAGGCTTGGCTATATGACTGTGAAAATTGTTGGCATTACGAGAAAATCAATGAAGGCAGTTGGTAGAGTGAAGCTGGATGTAACATTGGGAACACATCCTTTAGTCCGAacagaaattgtggactttacagttcttgatggtaGATCAAGATTCAATGCATTGTTCGGTAGGCGAACTCTTCGCAAATTAGGAGCAATTACTTCCACACCACATGCAGAATTATGGTTCCCAACACCAAATGGTGTAGCAGTAGTGCACTCTGAGTATGTAGGACCCGCAAAAGAAAACTCAGTTGTTTATGAAGCTCAAGGGAATTTTATCAGAGGGGAATCATCGAAGCAGTTATTCAGCAGAAATGATGTGAACGGGTACTTTAAACCATATAAAATGTGGGAGCATTGAAAGGAGGATGCAGAACGCTGCACGGAAGATAGTATAATAGCATGAATCTTACAGAGCAGATTTTATCACATTTCTAATTTCCATCAGTTCAGACAATaacacaatacactttttgtaattttctgattgggacttgatcaccccatACGAAGATATTACACAAAATGATGTATATGTGacagtattatcaataaaattttatatttcctCACGCAAtacgcgttacgaatgtaaagcatagcattcatacctacccacataaggcaaggcatttttatgcccccgatggtagacgctcttgtgtcaacattatagacacaagggatcggctagcgtaaagtgtttacttcgctagagggcaccgaggcaaaagtaaagatctcataatgtcatgacatacagaatggttttTCACAACGACATAAATCCATTTATATCTTGAAAAAAGAAAAAATTGAAATACAAGTGTATTTTGTAAGCCGCACAAAACCTGAGCGCAACACGCTAAACGGAACACCGTTAATTCCATAAACAGAAATTTCTCTAACATATTTATAAATTGTTATTGCATAACAACATTATGATTCATTCATATCCTACTTCATAAAGTAGACTGAGAATTCTTAATGTTTCTTTATAAAACAAGTGTTCTATTACAGAACGGAGAACGGATAAATTGTTCGATATATTCATTACATAATAGTAAAGTTATACATGTTTTCCTAAGTGAAAATAAAAAATAGGTATACAATTTCAATAGCCTTTATACATAATACCATTTAGGTAGCAGTACAACTATTATTCATAAAGAGGAATTATGCATTACGGACAGCGGATGA is from Rutidosis leptorrhynchoides isolate AG116_Rl617_1_P2 chromosome 10, CSIRO_AGI_Rlap_v1, whole genome shotgun sequence and encodes:
- the LOC139870709 gene encoding uncharacterized protein, translating into MEERQGPQSDKWCDFHEAYGHDTDNCKSLMREIIAKIKAGELNHLREERKDERDPTHEKHIKVIWNTVDENEADGGRRMEQWMYAPIVFHTIPNWRLSEEPVVISAVIANRNIPRIYTDTGSETDILYLHCFSDYPFSVLDRLGYMTVKIVGITRKSMKAVGRVKLDVTLGTHPLVRTEIVDFTVLDGRSRFNALFGRRTLRKLGAITSTPHAELWFPTPNGVAVVHSEYVGPAKENSVVYEAQGNFIRGESSKQLFSRNDVNGYFKPYKMWEH